The sequence below is a genomic window from Cryptococcus neoformans var. neoformans B-3501A chromosome 8, whole genome shotgun sequence.
GGAACGCATGATCCCTCATGCCAAACTCTGTGCTTGGCCGTGCGCCTCCCCCGATCCCTCCCATGGCCAGCCCAGCTACACCAAGCGTCATGCCCCCCCTCGTCTTTCCAACATCGAGTGCCAGGGGCTTCGAAATGTTTGCAGGTGTATTGGAAGCATCCGGCCCTTTTGAAGATTTATACCACTTGAATCTCTTGACGGGCGCAGCTTCAATAGGCTCAGGCTTGGACACCTTGACCACCCGCGCGGTCACAGTCTCCTCGGGCACATCCTGTAGCCCCTGGCCAGTAAGCGAGGCGAGACTCGGTGAATTCTGCAGCTGGTGCCCTTTCCCCTTGCTGAATATCGTCGGCGGCCTCACTCTCGACAGCGTATCTTGCAAAGCCTCAGTCTGCCTCGTCAATTGGGTATTCAGCTCTGCAAGATCTTCATTCTTCGCAGCCAGCGCCGCCGATTCTTCCAAAGAGGCTTCCTTGATCTGCCGAAGTTCCGAAATCTCACGTTCAAGGTTTTCCACCTGGCCCGAAAGTGACTCGAGCTCGGTAGCATACTGGTCTCGTATGCTCTCCAGTCTCACACTGAGCGACTGTGCCAGGGATCCAGGATCGAGCACGGCACCCGGTGTCCTCTCCGCCAGCTCGTCCACCTCAGCCAGCTTCATATCCCTCTCCGCCCTCAACCTCGAGATATCTCTCTCCAGCCCGGTCAGGTTACTCGCAAGGTCGCGGCTACGGCGCTTCATATGCTCCGCACGTTTCTCGTCGCCAGAGATGACGCTCAGGCGAGCCGTCTGAGAATGGAGTTGAGCGCGAAGGCGAGAGACTTCGGCTTCAAGTTCGGTACGTTTAGACCGTTCCTTGTCGTATTCTTCACCAGCGACTGACAGTCCTTCGCTATACTGCTGACTCGATCGCTACAGACAATCAGCAGATAGTCTTCAAAAAATGATAAATGGTAAAACACGACTTACTTTGGCTCCGGTATATCTATTCTTCAAACCCACCATTGCCTCCCTCaaatcttccacctccttgaCAATCCCACTCAACACCGCCACGTCAACATTcacactctcctcttctctaaACTTGGCCCCCGCCAACAACTCCACCAACTTCTCAAAGCTTCCGTCCCCATGACGGGATTTCACAGAGAAGCAACTGTCTCCGGACGCTTGACGTCTGTTCAGCATATGAGGCGAGGGATCATTCGGTAAAAGGCGGGAACGGCCGAGAGCGACCGGCTGGGAACGAGACTGGGGATCAGACTCGATAGTCGAGAGCATGTCAAGGGTCGGACTACGAGccagagaaggagaggacacgggtggtgaagaaggcgcAGATTCTCCGCTCGGGATTTCCACCTCTGGCCTCACCTTTTCTCCCGTCTTTATCTTTTGGGGGGACTGATCCATGTTGGATAAAATGACGGCAAAGTCGGGGTCGGATAGCGAGAATGACATGTGGGGAAGATCAGGCGTATGGAGCTTCGGGGTGCGGGCCTCGCCAATGAGCTGCGCCTTGCTGGGCCCAACAGGGGCAAGTTCTGCAGAGTTTGGTTGGGAGGAATGCGGCTCCGTGCAGACATGTTCATCAGGTTTAGCGCGATTGGCAAGATGTTCAGGCAAGGAACTAGTCCTGGCTGGTGGCTGATTGGCTACACCTGTTGAGCCACTACGAGACAACTGCTCCGTCCCCTGAGCTTGCGCTTGCTGCAGCTGAGCACCCGAACCAGAGCCATCTTTGAAGGGGAACGCATGGTTTCCCGACGGTGCAGGCGAAGGCGACGTGGGTGATCTGACCGGTCTTTGCTCGTTGGAAGCGGAACCAGACCCATCCGTAAAGGACGATCTCAAGGGTGATGGCGGATAAGCACCCAGTCTCTGTTCGGTAAATGTCGAATTTTGCGCATCTAGGTTGAACGTCATACCGGGGCTGATCGAACGTCTCTTTTCAGCTTTACTAGTTGGGACACCCAAACCAGACTGGCTGACAGAGTGCGGTGAAGGACGGATTTGAGGGCTTGATGCACAAGGTTTGAGTTGATGACCGTCATTACTTTCCGACGGTGATGCGGGGAGTGGCATATTTTGAGCTTCAATCAGCTGCCTGCCCGCAGGCGATGCTGACCTCGGGTTTACGTGCTTGTCAACTACTCCCAGATCTCTTCGACTTTCATTCTCACGCTCGGCATCTTCAAAGGCATTCCCCGCATTCGCTACACCAGTATAAGGTGAATGTGGCCTCGATTGGGGTTTTTGTGCAAAATGGCTGAGAGACATGGACGATGGTGTCGAATGACCAGCGTTGAGGTAGTTTAAGGGAGGTGCCTGTCCGCTGGATGATGCAGCTTGAcgtgcttcttcttccttttgtctttgctcctcttcttccctctctcgTTCTTTTGCTTCACGGCGTGCTTGCCTTTGTCGCTTCGCTTCTGCGTGTCGCCGGCTCTTAGCGACTCGTTCGTTGTGACATGACTGAAAGATTCTCAGTACAAAACTAGGATAGAATACAAAGAACTGACCATGCAATAGATACCCTGGCTGGTCTTTGCAAAGACCAGCTCTTCAATCCTCCGTTTACATGTCCTGCAAGTGAAGCAATGGGCATGGTATGACTCATCCCCAGTCATGATGGCCTCTTCGGTGATGGCTTGTTTACATACAAAGCACTGTATTCTCGTTAGGAACTACCCATTTAAAAATGGGAATGGCACCTACTTGGTAAGAGCAGTTACCACAGACCGGACTGCCATCGGACAGCAAGAGGAGATTTGTGTCTGCCGATACTTTTTCTTTGCACTTGGCACACCTAAAGCAATCGACATGCCATAATGACGATCTAAACTTGTCGCGTGAGCTCATCATTCCAGCATCCAAAAAGTTCCACCTACCCAAAAGCAACAACGACTCCCCCGCTCTCCTGGTCAATCATAAGTCCACAGCCTCCGCATTTAGCATCCATCCCGTTCATCGGAGGGAAACCTTCTCCCTGCGAAATACCGAGGCCGGGATACTTGGCCCCTGTAGGAGAGTGCGCGTGCATGTGATCGTGGTGATGATGCTGAGGGTTTGGGGAACCAACAGATGAGGGCACATTAGTCGGTGAAGGGACGCGTGGGGAGAGAATATTGGATGGAGGTTTGGTTGATGCTTTCTTGGTGTTGAGCGGGGCGGTGGAGTGTTGAGAGAGGGTTGACATTATGGGCACACGAGATTATTGCCAAAACATGCAGCTTGGCGACGACGCAGAGAGTAGAGAGACcagaggaaaagatggcTGTCGCAACGAAAGACGGCAAGGTGAGAGGGGGAACAAGCTGTCCGTGCCCCAGCTTCCAAACAAACGACTGCCCGCTTTTTACGCGTCAAAAGGGTCTCGACACCGCAAAGCTTACCTGAGAACACTTGCACGACGCAATAGTCCACAGAATTGCCTTTAAACCAGGCAGAAGAGCCAAAGGATGTCCACCCGCACTGCGTTTACTCGGGCAAGAATCCAGAACACGGGAGTAAACAGAGGCTGTTCGTCTTGCACGTTTTTCTACGCGTGTTCTTGTGTTTTGGACTTTTGGTTTCCGGGCGATCGAGGTCTGAAAGAAAGGGTGTGGACGCGTCTGGTGAGTGGGAAATCGTTGTGGATGTCTGTATACAGGTACTATTGGTTGGAAGATGTACGGCggttgaaagagagagagttGAAAGAGGGATAGTGGCCGACCAAAAACAACCGACAGTTCGGGGGCTGGAAGTCGCGTCGGCGGGTGGTGATTCTTTGTTCTCGAGCGCGTAGACGAGACAAGAAAAAACAACTCGCGGAAGAAGTAGGAGGATCTAGCAATGGGAAGGGGGGACGTATGAGAGGCGTAGAAAAAGATCTGCGTGGTTTGGATCTTGAGTTCACCGCAGACCGAGGAACAACAGACGCGTGGGCCGACAATATCGACAAATAGTCCGTTTCGAATATAAAAGTTACGACCCGCCAACTTACTAATAAGCTAAGATGGGTCTTATTAGTTTTTAACTTTTTGGGTTTGTATGTAGAATTAGCTAATACAACAAAAAACAAGCGGAGAAACGGCCGTACGCTAGTAACTTTGTTGACGTTCCGGATAAATACGTCAAATCATCAACCTCTCGCTCGATGCATATACCTGTTCTTCACCATTACATTACTACTACTTCACATCATCTTTTTGCACGTATAGGTCGGCCATAACTGCGCATTCCGTGGCACACCTTCCCGACACATTAGGCCGAGCAAAACCTTATCTCCATTCCAGCAGCATCAACGAAGCGTAAGGCCCCTAACAATCTGTATCTGATTCTCCCACAGTGTAACGCCACATTTTAAGTGGACTAAGCATACGGGAATCAATGGGAGGCTCGTACTAAACTATCCTGTAGACTGGCTTGCAATTACGGCAATTCGAGCTATATAAGTCCTCTGCTGTCGGCAAGATGAGCGTCGTCATTGATGGAGATCATCACGGAAGAGTTTGCCAAGCAAGGCTATCCCATCCACAGGATTATGACCGGAAGCCACCCTGCTAAGTTGTGTAGCAGACCTTCTCGCATTTGTCACTCATGTTTGAAGGAGAACAGTGGAAATGAGGTGTTGTATTAGAAGTATCTAGTACTCGTGCTCACGTGATTCGGACGCACGGCAATCTCGGACGTCAAACGTCGCTATACTGTACATATCATTAACATTGATCTCTCTACAATGGCTGATTCTATGTCGCACTTGAGCACAAGATAAACAACCCCATGAAAGCTATCACccgttgttgttgttgaatTTCCCTGTGTCGGAAGTCGCGTCAAGTATTGATTATGTAATATTCTTTATTCCTTAAAATTACAAAGTAAGTATATTTCTAATAGACTAATTAAAGCTCCAAACAGGGGGGACAAGATAAATCTTTCGTCAGTTACCTGTCACGCAGAACAATTtatttttcttcatcctccctccctccaTTCTTTTCTGCCATCATATCCGCATTGTCGCAATACAAGTCAATTGTGAGTAACCTATTTCTCCACGTGGTTGAGACACAAAGAGCAGTCAAGATGAACACACAAAACCCTGTTGAGCAACAACGATATCGAAGTTGCTGGGAGGCTTGTATTCAAACACTGAAAATTCTGAACTGTTCTTTGCGTCTTTGCGTTTCATCGATCAAGTGAAGACAAGAGACATGTGCTGATGTCGTTGACCATAGGTAATGGTTGGTGTATATTAGATAGGGCGCTACCACACATATGAGAACTATAGTCGTTGATATGCAATCCTGCTTCTATGCCTGTTTTCTAATGTGACCCATACCATCATCAAATCTGTTATCCTCGTGCAATTGTAGTAACACCTTTTGATCCTCATGACTGAATCAGCGGCGGCGTGCTGGCAGCCAAAAGAATCACCGTGAGAAGATGCTACAATCGtcgcccttcttttccgtatcctccttccccctcctcaAACCTCAATCAATTATCATTGGTTATGACAACGGGATAACCCACAAAGTCATCGAAATTACCATAGCAATCATTCAAAGGTCTGTTGCCCTCATGATGTTGTCATTATTGTACAGGGACCATTGCAAAAAAGAGATCATTCAGGATCCATTCCCTTGGTTCATTCATCTTTCGTAGCACAACAATATCATCTAAAGGTTTCATCAGTAACTGATCTTCGAATCAAAGCTGACAAACATCAGTCGGGATGTCAGTATCACTATTAAAACCTTTTCACGGAAATTGACATGTTGATCTCAGACCATACTGATGCCATGCGATGCGATGATCCCTTCTCTTGTTGCTGATACAGTTGATTTATTCACCTTAATCGAGGCCCATTCATTGACGGGGCCTTTACAAGAATGGGTATAGTTATAtgcggaagaagcagaagcagtgGAGGATACTTGCGAAAGAAGCTTTCGGCCCggcttctcttcttccaacatTTGATGGATGTTCGAACGCGTCGCGATGTTATAAACGGTCCGAGGTGGATGTTAATTAACTATAGCTTCATGAGTGCCTGATAGAATTCCCAAATAAAAAGCTGTGGGAATAATTGACCCAGGGCCGGCGATAACCGCCTTGCGCAATAATTTTGATTCCAGTTTATAAAAATGGCGTTGAGATTGCGTGATCGATTTTTGGCGGCGTAGATGGCCGGCATCTTGATAATCTTCCAGATTTTCGTGCAGTTATTTCATCGCCGCCGCTTCGATGACATCTCCCATAAACAAACCATCTGTCATGTAAAATTTAGATAAAAAACCGCCTTCCGTCTTTTAAAAACACCCGCTCGCTTCTtgtttctccttctcttccgaGCCACTCCTACTAAAAAAAAGCTTACCTAGCTACCCAACCACATCTACAACAGCAAAAATGGCTAACGCTCCTCACGGTGGTGTTCTCAAGGACCTCCTTGTCCGCGATGCTGCTCTTCACGATTCGCTTCTCCAAGAAGCTCGTAGCTTGAACGACATCTTCCTTACCGAGGTATGTCAGAATTACATATGCGCTGAGAAGTGGCTGACACTATACAGCGTCAATTGTGTGACCTCGAGCTTATCTTGAACGGTGGTTTCTCCCCTCTTGAGGGTTTCATGAACGAGCGGGACTACACTTCGTAAGTGGGGTCACAATGTCGTCAAAAACCAGCACTAAAACTCGCCCATAGTGTCGTTGAGACTCTCCGACTTGCCCCTTACAACGGTCAGAAGCACGGTGACGTTTTCCCCATTCCCATCACTCTCGACGTCTCCCAGGAGGACATCAACACTCTTGGCCTCAAGCAGGGCGGCCGAGTCGCTCTCCGAGACCCCCGTGACGATGCTGCCCTTGCTATCCTTACTGGTGAGCTCGTATTGCAGAAGACACAAGAGACAATACTGACCATCTATTGAAGTCTCTGACATCTACCGACCTAACAAGGCTATTGAGGCTGAAAAGGTCATGGGAGCTGACGACATCGCCCACCCTTCCGTCGCTTACCTCCGCAACAACGTTAAGGAGTTCTACGTCGGCGGTAAGGTCCAGGCTATCCAAGCTCCTACCCACTTTGACTACGTTCCCCTCCGATTCACTCCCGCCGAGCTCCGAGCTCACTTCCACAAGCTCGCCTGGCGAAAGGTTGTCGCTTTCCAGACCCGAAACCCTATGCACCGGGCCCACCGAGAGCTCACCGTCCGAGCTGCCCGTCAACGACGAGCAAACGTCCTCATCCACCCCGTTGTCGGTCTTACCAAGCCCGGAGATGTCGATCACTACACTCGTGTCCGAGCCTACCAGGCTCTCATGCCCTCTTATCCCGAGGGTATGGCCCACCTTGCTCTCTTGCCCCTCGCCATGAGGATGGCTGGTCCCAGGGAGGCTGTCTGGCACGCCGTTATCCGAAAGAACTTTGGTGCGACCCACTTCATTGTCGGCCGAGACCATGCCGGTCCCGGTAAGAACTCTCAGGGTCAGGACTTTTATGGTCCTTACGACGCCCAGGAGCTCGTTACCCAGTTCAAGGATGAGCTTCAGATCGAGATGGTTCCCTTCCAGGCCATGACCTACCTTCCCGGCTCTGACGAGTACCAGCCCGTTGACGAGGTCCCCAAGGGCACCCCCACCGCCGATATCTCTGGTACCGAGCTCCGAAAGCGACTCCGAACCGGTGCCTCCATTCCTGACTGGTTCTCTTACACCGGTGTCGTCAAGGTTCTCCGAGAATCTTACCCCCCTCGACCCCAGCAGGGtttcaccatcctcttgaCCGGTCTTCACAACTCTGGTAAGGACACCATTGCCCGAGCTCTTCAAGTTACCCTCCAACAGCAAGGCTCTCGATCtgtctccctcctcctcggcgAGGAACTCCGGTCAGACCTCGACCCCCAGATTGGCCGTGCTATCACTCCCGAGCAAAAGCACATCAACCTCGAGCGAATCGGTTTCGTTGCGGGCGAGCTTACAAAGGCCGGCGCCGCCGTCATCGCCGCCCCCACCGCTCCTTACGAGAGGTCCCGACAGGCTTTCAAGAAGCAGGTCGTCGGCTCCGGTGGCGGCAACTACTTCTTGGTCCACGTCGCTACTCCTTTGGAATGGTGTGAGAAGGTCGACAGGCGGGGATTGTACAAGGCTGCCAGAGCTGGTGAGATCAAGAACTTGACTGGTGTCGATGATGTGTACGAGGCCCCCGAGGATGCCGATTTGGTCTGCGACTTGAGGAATGACACTGTTCCCGAGATCGTCCACTGTAAGTTTCATTGTGATTTGCAACGCTAGAATAGTGCTAACAATTTACTTTTCAGCCATCATTATGATCCTCGAAAGCCAGAACCTTGTTTAAATCAAAAAAGAATTTGTAGCGTTGTAGGCGAGGATTTTTTGGGTGTTGAAGCGAGCATACATTTAGAAGTACATCTGTATTGATTTGGTCTTACATGACATATGCATATTACTGATACCATGTTGCGGCCACTGTTATTCTGCTTAAGAGCTTATCTCAGGTCAAGTGGTGGTGAACAACTCTCCACTAATGCAAACTGGTGAAGGCAAAATGTAATTCGTCCATATGTAATAACCCAAGTTAATAAATGGACGTTCCTATTCGGTCAGTCTCAAAGCGTCTCGATATACAAGATGAATCATAAGGTGTGTCTCGTTAAGCAAACCAGAACGTAGCACGACAAATAAGTGCAAGTCTGCCCGTTCTACTAAAAGACCGACGATTGGCTACGtgaaaaacaaaaaacaaaaatACTGACGAGAGTGGGATTCGAACCCACGCCCCGGAGGACTGCCGATGCTTACGTAATACTAAGATTACCTTAAGACAGCTGTTTAGACCACTCACACATCTCGCCTTCCTTGTTTTGTTCACTTGACGATGGTGATACCCAATCCAAAGTGTCTTGACCTAGTAAGCACAAATTGAAAAACGAGATGCGATAAATGCACCTCATGGACGCGACGCTGCTGCGCACAGTGTTTTTACTGTGTTACCGCACCCTATAACAAACTTGATATGCTTTTAGTGGAGAGCCGTTAATCATCGTACAAGCACTTGTTGTATTGCGCCGTACTTTGTTACAGGGACCCCTCTGTTGTCGTATTGGGTGCCCACACATGGCTTCAGGCCaattaaaaaaaaaacatctGATGTGCGCGATAAACAGGATCTCCTGTGGATAAACGCCGCTACATTGCTTGCCACCATGACTACCCCTATAACCGTCACCTTCGATGCCAAACATGATCTTCAGCTGGATGCTTATCTGCCTGATACGTCAGATAAGGTGAATGGTCGGGCTCTTAGTGTTCCTGTGATAATACACTATCATCGCGGAGGCATGCTCATCGGTTCCAAGAGCGACATCTATCCACCATTCATGCCAGGTGAGTATGCATATCTCTCTTACTCAGTCTTGCAGGAAATTCATAAAGTTACCCAGTCTATCTTCAATCTCGGAAAATCCTACTCATCTCCCCCAACTACCGATTACTTTTCCCGTCCTCTGCAGATGATATGATAAAGGACGTGCGGTCACTTTTCGCATACATCGCTTCTGCCGAAAACGAGCCATCGTTTATCCTGTATTTCAAAGGCCTCTCCGTGGATACTTCGCGTATAGTAGTTATGGGTGTATCTGGGGGCAATTACCCTGCCCGAGCGGCAGCGACTCTCAGCAATATCGTCCCTAGGCCCATTGGCTGGCTAGACTTGTTCGGGATGGGCAGTGATTGGCTCCTCGATTTCTGGATCAATGGCGTCGACGTGGAGAGAACCATGCCAGTCGATACAACACTTCATGATATGGCCAAGCAGATGAACTGATGAAGACAGGTGGTGGAGCTGAGGTATCCGAAGTCGAGAGTGTGCTGGTTGATGGGAAGGCAACCGACCAGCTGGGACGCTTCAATCTCTGGATCGCATGGCAGAAGCGGGGCATCTTCCTTGACTATGTTTTGTCTGAACCTGGACTCTCAGCTCGACTCGCGCAAGTACCGCATCCGTCTAGGCTAGAGATGATACCGGAGGAGAAACGACCATCATTGCTCCCCATCACGCCAGATACTCCTCCCACTTACGTGCTACATTCATGGCAAGGAAGACCTTTTGGTGCCTTTGAAGAGAGTTTGACATTAGAAAATGACATGAAGGAGCACGGACTGTCGGTTGAAACTGACTGGATTGATGGGGCTGATCATGTTTTGAGAGATCGAAAGAAGGGCGGATGGAATGGAATGGCGGATGGTTGGGAAGACATAGCAAAGAGGGCTGTGAACTGGGCTGTTGATCTTGTATGGTAAACACGAATGATGATCATACATGGATTCTT
It includes:
- a CDS encoding hypothetical protein (HMMPfam hit to DAG_PE-bind, Phorbol esters/diacylglycerol binding domain (C1 domain), score: 52.8, E(): 9e-13; HMMPfam hit to RhoGAP, RhoGAP domain, score: 208.1, E(): 1.7e-59), producing MSFSLSDPDFAVILSNMDQSPQKIKTGEKVRPEVEIPSGESAPSSPPVSSPSLARSPTLDMLSTIESDPQSRSQPVALGRSRLLPNDPSPHMLNRRQASGDSCFSVKSRHGDGSFEKLVELLAGAKFREEESVNVDVAVLSGIVKEVEDLREAMVGLKNRYTGAKRSSQQYSEGLSVAGEEYDKERSKRTELEAEVSRLRAQLHSQTARLSVISGDEKRAEHMKRRSRDLASNLTGLERDISRLRAERDMKLAEVDELAERTPGAVLDPGSLAQSLSVRLESIRDQYATELESLSGQVENLEREISELRQIKEASLEESAALAAKNEDLAELNTQLTRQTEALQDTLSRVRPPTIFSKGKGHQLQNSPSLASLTGQGLQDVPEETVTARVVKVSKPEPIEAAPVKRFKWYKSSKGPDASNTPANISKPLALDVGKTRGGMTLGVAGLAMGGIGGGARPSTEFGMRDHAFQQHTMMRFTRCELCGEKMWGLQEVKCSSCGIVCHSKCAEKLPRGCTGTKGAVKDEPEGPLPPSMFGRPLVEQVSADKQSVPVIVTKCINAVEAVGMEYEGIYRKTGGSSQSKQITQLFERGDYDAFDLADVDAFNDISSVTSVLKTYFRSLPNPLFTHELHESFVTAATIRDTNNKRQAVLALLHELPKEHYNTLKALMLHLNRVTSYSGVNLMSSQNLGVVFGPTLMRSSDPNREFGDMAGKALSVQWLVDNAPSVFTLDRD
- a CDS encoding hypothetical protein (Match to EST gb|CF185810.1|CF185810; HMMPfam hit to APS_kinase, Adenylylsulphate kinase, score: 197.9, E(): 2e-56; HMMPfam hit to ATP-sulfurylase, ATP-sulfurylase, score: 542.8, E(): 2.9e-160), encoding MANAPHGGVLKDLLVRDAALHDSLLQEARSLNDIFLTERQLCDLELILNGGFSPLEGFMNERDYTSVVETLRLAPYNGQKHGDVFPIPITLDVSQEDINTLGLKQGGRVALRDPRDDAALAILTVSDIYRPNKAIEAEKVMGADDIAHPSVAYLRNNVKEFYVGGKVQAIQAPTHFDYVPLRFTPAELRAHFHKLAWRKVVAFQTRNPMHRAHRELTVRAARQRRANVLIHPVVGLTKPGDVDHYTRVRAYQALMPSYPEGMAHLALLPLAMRMAGPREAVWHAVIRKNFGATHFIVGRDHAGPGKNSQGQDFYGPYDAQELVTQFKDELQIEMVPFQAMTYLPGSDEYQPVDEVPKGTPTADISGTELRKRLRTGASIPDWFSYTGVVKVLRESYPPRPQQGFTILLTGLHNSGKDTIARALQVTLQQQGSRSVSLLLGEELRSDLDPQIGRAITPEQKHINLERIGFVAGELTKAGAAVIAAPTAPYERSRQAFKKQVVGSGGGNYFLVHVATPLEWCEKVDRRGLYKAARAGEIKNLTGVDDVYEAPEDADLVCDLRNDTVPEIVHSIIMILESQNLV